AGAAGTCCGCGATGAACTGGGCGATGTTGAAAGACTGGGGCTGGAACTGCCAGTCGGCCTGCAGCCGGAAGGCGAAGCCGTAGAAGCCGGTGTCTCCGCGATGGTACACGTTGTTCTTCACGACCTCCGAGTGATAGCGGCCGTTGTACGAGGGGTCGTAGATCTGCGTGACCTTGATGGCGGTCGGGCCGTTGTAGGTGACATTCGTCACCTCGTTCACGGAGCCATTGTGCTCCCTGTTGATGGAGTTCCAGCCGGAGAGGGTGCCGGTGTTGTGGAAGATGACGGCGGCCTCCGCGACCAGCGCGAAGGCGAGCAGTGAGACACCGACCGCGGCACTGATGTTCTTGGTTTTCTTCGTGATCTTCATGAGGCTCTGGGGGTTGGGGGTGGGTTAACCAGTAAAACCAGATTAAATTACCAGGGCCGATATACCCGTGACATCCCCATTTCGAGGGAGCGTGGCACCGGGGTGCACCCCCCTGGCCCTCAGTGGATCCGAAGGCGGTAGAGACTTACCGGCCAGACGGTCTTCGACTGGCCCTGGTTGAACAGGCCGACCCGATCCATCTGCGGGACGGGCAGCCAGATGAAGCCCTGCTCGTCGATGACGGGAGCATCGACCCAGTGGAGGCGCGGATCCTGGATCACGGTTTCGATCCGGCCGTCCGGCGTCCGCTTCTGGAGGGCGTCTTGCGCCAGGTTGGTGAAGTAGAGATCGCCATTGGCATCCATGGCCGTGCCCCCCACCGGAGGCAGGTCGGCCCAGGGCTCGACGTGGGCGGCGAGTGCCTCGGGACGGATGCTCGGATCATCCAACCAGCGGGTCTCGATGCGCGACCAGGGGCCACTCAAGGGGGCGAAGTAGAGCCAGTGGCCGTCGGGGCTGAGCTCCAGCGGATCCGCGTTCACCTTCAGGTCCGAGCGGTCGGGGGCTTTCACGGTCTGCCCGCCGAGCACGATGGGCCGGTCGGCGCGGGCCGTGGTCGCCGCCACACCGTCCAGCACCCGGCGTGTCTTCCCCGTCTCGAGGTCGAGCACGATGAGCCCGGGTCGGCCAGCGTCGGTCAGATAGGCGTGGCGACCGTTGAATCGGATGTCATCGATGTAGCTGCCCTCCTGGGCTGCCTCCGGCCCGAAGGGGTAGATGCGTGAGACGCGGTGGGTCTTCAAGGAGATGCGAACCACCTTGGCGCCACCGGGCAGCGGATTTCCGCCGAAGTCGGGCGCACCGGTGTCCACCACCCACAGATCTCCGGACGGGTCCCGGTGGATGGCATTGATGTTCACGAAGACGTTGCGCGGATCATCGCCAGGCTTCCAGGCATTCCAACTGGCGTCCGGATAGGGTTTGGGCCGGCCCTTGGCGTCCAGTCTGGCCAGCGCCGGGCCTTTCGAGCCGGTCCACCGCGGGCCGCTGACGAAAGTGTTTCCTTCGGCGACGGCCACGCCGTTCCAGATCATGGAGTTGCTCTCGGCGGCCACGAGCAGGGACCGCGGAGGGGTCTGTTTCTGGGTTTGAGCCTGGGCTCCTGGAGCGATGAAGGCGAAAGAGAGCCACGCCGTCATCGCGAGCGATGCGGATTTCATGGGAGGGATTTCCTTGTTGGAGGCGAAAGATTAGAAGCCGCTCAGGACTACCTTGCCCATGGAGCGGCCACTCTCGATGACCGCGTGGGCGCGCTTCAGGTTGGCCGCGTTGATGGGGCCCATGTTGGTCTTGAGCGTGGTGCGCAGGAGGCCCGCGTCCACCAGGTCGGCCACCTCGTTCAACAGGTGATGCTGGGCGATCATGTCCGGCGTCTGGTACCGCGCGCGGGTGAACATGAGCTCCCAGTGGATGGAGGCGCTCTTGCCCTTCAGTTTGTTGATCGGCAGGGGCTGGGCCGGATCGTCGATCAGGGCCAGCGCCCCCTGGGGAGCGAGCACCTCGACGATCTCATCGAAGTGGTTCTCGGTGTGCGTGAGCCCGAGCACGTACTCGACGCCATGGGGAACCAGCGCCTTCACCTGTTGGGCCCAGGGCTTGGAATGGTCGACCACGTGATGCGCGCCCAGCTCGCGGACCCAGGCCTGCGTCTCCGGACGCGAGGCGGTGGCGATCACCTTCAGCCCCGTCAGCCGCCGGGCGAGCTGAATGGCGATGGAGCCCACTCCACCCGCGCCGCCCAGGATCAGCACCGAGCCGGCATCGGCGGGCTTTCCCCTGGTCACGCGCAGGCGGTCGAACAACAGCTCCCAGGCGGTGATGCTGGTCAGCGGGAGGGCGGCGGCCTCGGCGAAGCTCGAGGACTTCGGCTTGCGACCGACGATCCGCTCGTCCACGAGCTGCTGCTCCGCGTAGGAGCCGGGCCGTTCCAGGGCTCCGGCGTAGAACACCTCATCGCCCGGCTTGAACAGCGTGGCGTCCGGGCCAACCGCGAGCACCGTTCCCGCGGCGTCCCAACCCAGGATCTTCGCCTGTCCCGAAGGGTCGACCCGGGCGCGCACCTTGACGTCCACCGGGTTCACCGAGATGGCTTCCACCTTCACGAGGAGCTCCCTGCCCGTGGGCTTCGGTGCTGGGACCTCCAGGTCGATCAGGCTCTCGGGATTCTCGATGGGCGATGGCTGGCGATACACGACGGCTTTCATGTGACTCTCCTCGGATGCGGCCCGTGGGGCCGCGTTCGAGGGAGACAATGCGTTCGGGATGTCGATATTCACAATTGATAGTTGATATCGTCATCATAAACGCCCTATATGGGCCGCATGGGCTACACCGACCTGGACATGGACCTGCTGCGCTCCTTCGTGACCGTGGTGGATGCCGGGGGGTTCACGGCCGCGGGCGCGAGGCTCGGCCGTACCCAGGCCGCCATGAGCATCCGGATCAAGCGGCTCGAGGACCTGCTCGAGCGGCGCGTTTTCGATCGGACCAGCCGGACGCCGACCCTGACTCGGGATGGAGAGCTGCTCCTGAGCTATGCGCGTCAAATCCTGAAGTTGAATGACGAGACGGTGCAGCGTTTCGCGGAGCCCGACAACGAAGGGGAGCTCCGGCTCGGAGTCGCGGAGTACTTCGTGCCGCAACACCTGCCCACCCTCCTGTCCCGCTTCACCCAGACCTACCCCCGGGTGCACATCCAGGTGAAGGTCGGGTTGAACGACAATCTCTTCCAGTTGGTCGAACGGGGTGAGTTGGATCTGGTGATCGCCCGGCGCGACAAGCCCCAGCAGGGAGGACGCCTCCTTCGCCGGGAGCGGTTGCGCTGGGTCACCGCGCAGGACTCGCGGATCGACCCCGAGGCCTCGCTCCCCATCTGCACGCTGCCGCCCCCCTGCATCTTCCGCTCGCGCGGGTTCTCGGCCCTGGAGGCGATGGGGCGGCCCTGGCGGGTGGTCTACACGAGCGAGAGTGTCATCGGTGTCATCGCGGCGGCACGGGCCGGATTGGGCGTCGCCATCCTCCCGGAGAGCGCGCTGGCTCCGGGGCTGACGACTCTCTCCACTGAAGAGGGCTACCCGGAGCTCGGCGACATCGAGATTGCTCTCTTCGGTGAGAAGAAGGAGCGACGCCGCCTCACGTCCACGCTCGTCCGCTTCATCGAGGAGAGCCTGCAGCCACTGCATCACTCCCAGCTGGACGCATAGGAGGGAAGGGGACGATGAGGTCCGGGATGTGAATCCCGGTGTGCCGCCGGGCTCAGCGCTTGCGCGTCCCCGCCGGCTTCTTCTCCGGTCTGCCCGGAGCGGGCGTGGGCCGCTCCACCTTGAGCAGCTCGAGGTCCGTGTTCTCCCCGGTGGCCACCTTCACGATGCCCACCCCGGGGGCGAACCAGATGTAGCTCTCCAGCGTACGCCCCGGGGAGTCCGCCCGGCCCGAGCGCGCCGTGGTGACGTTGCGCACCTTCAGCGCCTTGAAGGTGCCGGCCGCCACCGTGACGTCCTCCTCGCCCACCACGGTCGCCTCCTTGTCGAACGTGGAGGAGAGCACCGGCCGGATGCCCCCCGGCAGCTTCGAGGACTCGGGCGGCCGCAGCTTCACCGAGAGGCTGTTCTTCCACGTGCCCCCCGGCACCATCGCCGCGGGTGCCGGCACCACCGGGCCCTCGGAGGACACCACCTCCACGTCCATGCCCGAGGCCGACAGCAGCGTGCCCTCCAGCCCTCCCACCCCCGTGCGCACCCCGTCCGCGCTACAGGTGGCCTCGGTGCTGCCCACCTTGCCCTTCATGTCCACCGCCAACGTGCTGGTGAGGCCCTCCGGCGTCGACTTCACCTCCCGTGTGGCCAGTGACAGCTCCGAGCGGCCCGCCCGGTAGGTGAGCCGCAGCCCCTCCTCCAACGGGAAGTACGGGTTCGGACAGCTCGCCTGGGGCACGGCCGTGTCAGACGGGGCTGCTATGCCCGCCGGGCCTGCTCCAACGAGGAGGGAGAGAGCAAGCAGGGGCTCGAACGTAGGTCGCCTCCATTAACGGTTGACTAAAGGTAGGGTCTGTTCCCGCCCGTACAACCCCCCGGTCGCCAGCCCGGTGGGCGCCATGCTTGCCTGCTCGCCTAGTGTCATGCATGGCAGGGTGATGCTTGATCGCTTGAGATCCAGCGTGCTACTCGTCTGATCGCTCCGAGGCCGATTTTTCGGCCTTCGGCGCGCTTCCTCCCTCGCCTGCCCACCTTTCGGGAGCCCGTTTCACATGCGAATCAAGCGCCTGGACATCACCGGCTTCAAATCGTTCATGGAACGCAGCGTCTTCACGTTCGATGACGGGGTGACGGGCATCGTCGGACCCAACGGGTGCGGCAAGTCCAACGTGGTGGACTCCATCCGCTGGGTGATGGGCGAGCAGAGCGCCAAGAACCTGCGCGGCCGTGGCATGGAGGACGTCATCTTCAACGGCTCGGAGTCCAAGCCGCCCCTGTCCATGGCCGAGGTGTCGCTCACCTTCCACGTGGACGAGACGGACACCCTCCCGGCCCACCTCTCCGGCCTCTCCGAGGTGACCGTCACCCGCCGCCTCTTCCGCAGCGGCGAGTCCGAGTACCTCATCAACAAGACCATCTGCCGCCTGCTGGACATCACCGAGCTCTTCCTCGGCACCGGCGTGGGCACCAAGGCCTACTCCATCATCGAGCAGGGCCGCGTGGGCCTCATCGTCTCCAGCAAGCCCGAGGACCGGCGCCACCTCATCGAGGAGGCCGCGGGCGTCACCAAGTACAAGGCCCGCCGCAAGGCCGCCGAGCGCAAGCTGGAGGCCACCCAGGCCAACCTCCTGCGCGTCACCGACATCACCTCCGAGCTGGAGCGCCGCCTGGAGAGCCTCTCGCGCCAAGCCAAGAAGGCCGAGAAGTACAAGAAGCTCAAGACGCGCATGCGGGAGATCGAGCTGCACTCGGCCTCGCACCGCTTCCTGGCGCTCAACGTGGAGGCCAAGCAGCTCCAGGAGCGGCTGGGCAGTCTGGGCGGCGAGGAGCGCGAGGGCCTGGAGAAGATGCGCGAGCTGGAGGCCGTCATCACCTCCCGCCGCGCCGAGCTGGAGGCCGAGACCGAGGCCCTGCAGAAGCTCTCCGCCGAGGTGCACGCGATGGAGAGCGCCGTGCAGCGCGCGGATCAGGACCTGGCCTACTGGCGCAAGGACCTGGAGGAGACGGCCGCCCGCGTCACCCAGTCCGAGACCGAGCTGCACGCCCTCAAGTCCCGCCAGGAGGAGGTGGCCGGTACCATGGCCGCCCGCGAGGCCGAGCTGAGCAACATCGCCGGCTCCTGGAAGGAGGACGAGGTCGCCATGAAGGTGGCGCAGGAGGAGCTGCGCCGGGTGAGCCAGCTGCAGACGGAAATCTCCATGCGGCTGGAGCAGGAGCGCGCCGCGCTCGTCACCGTGGCCAGCCGCCTGGCCAACCACGAGAGCAACCTCGTCAACCTGGCCCGCCAGAAGACGGACCTGGAGGCCCGCCGCGCCCGCAACCGCGCCGAGGCCGAGTCCCTGCGCGAGCAGGAGAAGCAGCTCGAGGACGTGCGCCAGGAGGTGGCCCGCCGGGTGGAGGAGAGCCGCCACCTGTCGCTGGAGCTGGCCGAGCGCAAGGGCCATGAGGAAGAGGCGCTCGTGCGCACGCGCCAGGCCTTCATGGAGAACGAGGTGCAGGTCATCGGCCTGCGCGAGGAGCTGAGCGACAAGCGCAGCCGGCTCGCCTCCCTGGAAGCGCTGCAGAAGGACTACGAGGGCTTCGACAAGGGCGTGCGCGCGGTGATGGTGCGCGCCGGCGAGGACGCCCGGCAGCAGGGCATCTTCGGTCTGGTGGCCGACGTCATCTCCACCACGCCCCGCTTCGAGCGCGCGGTGGAGGCCGTGCTGGGCGAGCGGCTGCAGCACGTCGTCGTGGAGAGCCGCGACAAGGGCGTGGAGCTGGTGGAGTACCTCAAGGACGCCGCCGAGGGCCGGGGCAGCTTCCTGCCGGTGCCCCCGCCCGAGCGCGTGCCCTCCACGGTGCAGCCGGACCTGTCGCGGCCCGGCGTGCTGGCCATCGCCTTCAACGAGGTGACGTGCGAGGAGTCGCTCAAGCCCGTGGTGCAGCTGCTCCTCGGGGACGTGGTCATCGTGACGGACCTGGCCGCCGCGAAGGCGTACGCGGACGCCGAGGGCACCGCGTACACGCTCGTCACCCTGGACGGCGAGGTGTTCCGCCCGGACGGCACCATCACCGGCGGTGAGCGCGAGGGCGCCGCGGTGGGCGCCCTGCAGAAGAAGCGGGAGATCGCCGAGCTGGCCGCCGAGGTGGCCCGGGTGGAGGAGCGCTACAACGAGATCCTCACCCGGCACTACACCCTGCAGAAGCAGATGGGGGACACGGAGGACGTGCTCAAGGGGCTGGCGAAGAACCAGCACGCCGAGGAGCTGAGCCTCGCCCACCAGGAGAAGGACCTGCACAAGGCGAGCGAGGACCTGGCGCGGGTGCGCGACCGCATCCGGGCGCTGGACGCCGACGAGTCGCAGCTCGCGCACATGTACGACGGGCTGGCGCACGAGGAGGAGAACAGCCGGGGTGAGGTGACGCACGGCCAGGCGGACCGCGAGTCGCGCGAGGAGCGCGTGAAGCAGCTGGTGGGCGAGATCGAGTCGCTCAAGCAGCGGGGGGAGACGGCCACGTCGAACCTCACCTCGCTGAAGGTGAAGGTGGCGGCGGGCGGCGAGCGCGGGGAGTCGGCGCGCAAGGAGCTGGAGAGCCTGCTGGCCCAGAAGGAGGAGATGGCGGGCCGGGTGCGCAAGCTGGAGAACGCGGTGCGCGACGGCGCGGCGCGGGTGGAGGAGTTCCAGCGCCGCATCTCCGAGACGGAGGCGGAGCGCGCCAGGAAGACGGAGGAGCTGCGCGGGGCCTCCGAGGGCCTGGAGGCCCGCCGCATGGCCCATGGCGCGGCGTCCGGCGCGGTGCGCGAGCAGGACAACGTGCTGCGCGAGCTGCGCACGAAGCTGGACGGGCTGACCCAGGGCCTGTCGCAGATCACCCTGCGCGAGCGGGAGATCGCCCTGGAGCTGGAGCACCTGGTGGCGGGCATCCGCGAGCGGCACGCGACGGAGCTGCAGGAAGAGGTGCACCGCTACCACATGCTGCCGTCGCTGAGCGAGGAGGCGGAGCAGGAGCTGAAGGACCTGCGGGCGCAGGTGGAGAAGATGGGGGAGATCAACCTCACGGCCATCGACGAGCACACGGAGCTGGCCCAGCGCTCCGAGTTCCTGCTGACGCAGAAGAAGGACCTGACGGACTCGATGGAGAAGCTGCAGGAGGCGATCCGGCGCATCGACGCGTCGAGCCGCGAGCGCTTCAAGCAGACGTTCGAGATCGTGAACGAGAAGTTCCAGGCCATCTTCCCGCGGCTGTTCGGCGGCGGGCGGGCGAGCCTGGTGCTGACGAACGAGGGGCAGGGCGGAGAGCCGGGCGTGGAGATCGTGGCGCAGCCGCCGGGCAAGAAGCTGCAGAGCATGAACCTGCTGTCGGGCGGCGAGAAGGCGCTGACGGCGGTGGCGCTCATCTTCGCCATCTTCCTCATCAAGCCGACGCCCTTCTGCCTCCTGGACGAGGTCGACGCGCCGCTGGATGAGGGCAACGTGGGCCGCTACAACGACATGGTGAAGGAGATGAGCAAGCAGTCGCAGTTCATCCTGATCACCCACAACAAGCGGACGATGGAAGTGGCGGACACGCTGTACGGCGTGACGATGGAGGAGCCGGGCATCTCGAAGCTGGTGAGCGTGAAGCTGCGAGAGGCGAAGGCGGCCAACGACAACATCACCGCCGCGTAACCACCCCTCTCCCCCTGGGAGAGGGACGGGGTGAGGGTATCCGGCCCCCGGTTGGAGCCCTCGAGAACAAAAGGCGCGGAACCCATGTCCGGGTCCCGCGCCTTCGTCATTCCAGGCTCACCGTGTCCCGGTTACTTGGGGTTGAGCTTGGCGCACAGCGCCTTGTCCTCCTCGAGGCGCTTCTGGGCGTTGCCGAGATCCTGCTGGGTGGCGCCGACGGCCTCCTGGAGCCGGGACTCGATCTCCGCGAAGCTCGGGTCCTTGGCCTTGAGCTCCTGGGTGAGGGTCAGGGTCTGCTGGTCCA
This is a stretch of genomic DNA from Archangium violaceum. It encodes these proteins:
- a CDS encoding zinc-binding alcohol dehydrogenase family protein translates to MKAVVYRQPSPIENPESLIDLEVPAPKPTGRELLVKVEAISVNPVDVKVRARVDPSGQAKILGWDAAGTVLAVGPDATLFKPGDEVFYAGALERPGSYAEQQLVDERIVGRKPKSSSFAEAAALPLTSITAWELLFDRLRVTRGKPADAGSVLILGGAGGVGSIAIQLARRLTGLKVIATASRPETQAWVRELGAHHVVDHSKPWAQQVKALVPHGVEYVLGLTHTENHFDEIVEVLAPQGALALIDDPAQPLPINKLKGKSASIHWELMFTRARYQTPDMIAQHHLLNEVADLVDAGLLRTTLKTNMGPINAANLKRAHAVIESGRSMGKVVLSGF
- a CDS encoding L-dopachrome tautomerase-related protein; translated protein: MKSASLAMTAWLSFAFIAPGAQAQTQKQTPPRSLLVAAESNSMIWNGVAVAEGNTFVSGPRWTGSKGPALARLDAKGRPKPYPDASWNAWKPGDDPRNVFVNINAIHRDPSGDLWVVDTGAPDFGGNPLPGGAKVVRISLKTHRVSRIYPFGPEAAQEGSYIDDIRFNGRHAYLTDAGRPGLIVLDLETGKTRRVLDGVAATTARADRPIVLGGQTVKAPDRSDLKVNADPLELSPDGHWLYFAPLSGPWSRIETRWLDDPSIRPEALAAHVEPWADLPPVGGTAMDANGDLYFTNLAQDALQKRTPDGRIETVIQDPRLHWVDAPVIDEQGFIWLPVPQMDRVGLFNQGQSKTVWPVSLYRLRIH
- a CDS encoding LysR substrate-binding domain-containing protein, producing the protein MGYTDLDMDLLRSFVTVVDAGGFTAAGARLGRTQAAMSIRIKRLEDLLERRVFDRTSRTPTLTRDGELLLSYARQILKLNDETVQRFAEPDNEGELRLGVAEYFVPQHLPTLLSRFTQTYPRVHIQVKVGLNDNLFQLVERGELDLVIARRDKPQQGGRLLRRERLRWVTAQDSRIDPEASLPICTLPPPCIFRSRGFSALEAMGRPWRVVYTSESVIGVIAAARAGLGVAILPESALAPGLTTLSTEEGYPELGDIEIALFGEKKERRRLTSTLVRFIEESLQPLHHSQLDA
- the smc gene encoding chromosome segregation protein SMC, which translates into the protein MRIKRLDITGFKSFMERSVFTFDDGVTGIVGPNGCGKSNVVDSIRWVMGEQSAKNLRGRGMEDVIFNGSESKPPLSMAEVSLTFHVDETDTLPAHLSGLSEVTVTRRLFRSGESEYLINKTICRLLDITELFLGTGVGTKAYSIIEQGRVGLIVSSKPEDRRHLIEEAAGVTKYKARRKAAERKLEATQANLLRVTDITSELERRLESLSRQAKKAEKYKKLKTRMREIELHSASHRFLALNVEAKQLQERLGSLGGEEREGLEKMRELEAVITSRRAELEAETEALQKLSAEVHAMESAVQRADQDLAYWRKDLEETAARVTQSETELHALKSRQEEVAGTMAAREAELSNIAGSWKEDEVAMKVAQEELRRVSQLQTEISMRLEQERAALVTVASRLANHESNLVNLARQKTDLEARRARNRAEAESLREQEKQLEDVRQEVARRVEESRHLSLELAERKGHEEEALVRTRQAFMENEVQVIGLREELSDKRSRLASLEALQKDYEGFDKGVRAVMVRAGEDARQQGIFGLVADVISTTPRFERAVEAVLGERLQHVVVESRDKGVELVEYLKDAAEGRGSFLPVPPPERVPSTVQPDLSRPGVLAIAFNEVTCEESLKPVVQLLLGDVVIVTDLAAAKAYADAEGTAYTLVTLDGEVFRPDGTITGGEREGAAVGALQKKREIAELAAEVARVEERYNEILTRHYTLQKQMGDTEDVLKGLAKNQHAEELSLAHQEKDLHKASEDLARVRDRIRALDADESQLAHMYDGLAHEEENSRGEVTHGQADRESREERVKQLVGEIESLKQRGETATSNLTSLKVKVAAGGERGESARKELESLLAQKEEMAGRVRKLENAVRDGAARVEEFQRRISETEAERARKTEELRGASEGLEARRMAHGAASGAVREQDNVLRELRTKLDGLTQGLSQITLREREIALELEHLVAGIRERHATELQEEVHRYHMLPSLSEEAEQELKDLRAQVEKMGEINLTAIDEHTELAQRSEFLLTQKKDLTDSMEKLQEAIRRIDASSRERFKQTFEIVNEKFQAIFPRLFGGGRASLVLTNEGQGGEPGVEIVAQPPGKKLQSMNLLSGGEKALTAVALIFAIFLIKPTPFCLLDEVDAPLDEGNVGRYNDMVKEMSKQSQFILITHNKRTMEVADTLYGVTMEEPGISKLVSVKLREAKAANDNITAA
- a CDS encoding TapB family protein codes for the protein MPQASCPNPYFPLEEGLRLTYRAGRSELSLATREVKSTPEGLTSTLAVDMKGKVGSTEATCSADGVRTGVGGLEGTLLSASGMDVEVVSSEGPVVPAPAAMVPGGTWKNSLSVKLRPPESSKLPGGIRPVLSSTFDKEATVVGEEDVTVAAGTFKALKVRNVTTARSGRADSPGRTLESYIWFAPGVGIVKVATGENTDLELLKVERPTPAPGRPEKKPAGTRKR